One Owenweeksia hongkongensis DSM 17368 genomic region harbors:
- a CDS encoding porin family protein — MSKLHMKVALTLFLSMSFFFKMGAQAALILLFFGNKLARPDLHLSLDAGLNFSNISQVDGDMRIGPNFGLGLHVGLTDQLFLVPEFKALSTRGLKSVKNPVFDLPADIQNLSVASVESFVRLNYLDFPVLLQYRTKKHFYFSGGIEACFLNKANYQTDIVLDNGNELELRQDVKSKLKKFDLGIPIEVGYVIFPAVDGKGMDVRLRYTFGLFDVLDGATSSPAKNSNFQLIATFPIVYPEDKEKKK, encoded by the coding sequence ATGAGTAAGCTTCATATGAAGGTCGCTTTGACACTCTTTTTGTCAATGAGCTTCTTTTTCAAAATGGGAGCCCAAGCGGCTCTAATACTTTTATTTTTTGGTAATAAGCTTGCTCGTCCTGACTTGCATTTAAGCCTTGATGCTGGTTTAAATTTCAGTAACATAAGCCAAGTGGATGGCGATATGCGAATTGGCCCAAATTTCGGCCTAGGCTTGCATGTTGGCCTTACCGATCAACTATTTTTAGTTCCTGAATTTAAAGCTCTTTCTACAAGAGGACTAAAAAGTGTAAAAAACCCTGTTTTCGACCTACCTGCTGATATTCAAAACCTGTCTGTTGCAAGTGTCGAAAGTTTTGTTCGCCTAAACTATCTTGACTTTCCCGTGCTACTTCAATACCGAACAAAGAAGCACTTTTATTTCTCAGGAGGTATTGAGGCCTGCTTTTTAAACAAGGCCAATTACCAAACGGATATAGTACTTGATAATGGTAATGAACTTGAACTTAGACAAGATGTAAAAAGCAAGCTAAAGAAGTTTGACCTGGGAATTCCTATTGAAGTAGGATACGTCATTTTTCCAGCGGTAGATGGAAAAGGTATGGACGTTAGACTACGCTATACTTTTGGGCTTTTTGATGTGCTTGATGGTGCTACCAGCTCACCTGCCAAAAATTCAAATTTTCAGCTTATAGCCACTTTTCCTATTGTGTATCCGGAAGACAA
- a CDS encoding HD domain-containing protein, with protein MDFIINEMRGNIPPRLKYHSLEHTLSVIKCVERTATRTGVTGDDLKLLLTAAAYHDSGFLNSYTNHEEEGCKNAKRLLPKFDFNEEQVEIVCNMIMATKVPQSPKTELEKLLCDADLDYLGGDDYYTISNKLYEELVLNGQDIDKDKWLSIQIKFLESHHYWTDWAKENLAPNKDKVLKSLQRTARAS; from the coding sequence ATGGATTTCATTATTAATGAGATGAGAGGAAATATCCCTCCTCGCCTTAAATACCATAGCTTGGAACATACACTTTCTGTGATAAAATGTGTGGAGCGCACTGCCACACGAACCGGGGTTACTGGTGATGACCTCAAGCTTTTGCTTACAGCTGCAGCCTATCACGATTCTGGTTTTTTAAATTCTTATACCAATCATGAGGAAGAAGGCTGTAAAAATGCCAAACGGTTACTTCCAAAATTTGATTTTAATGAAGAGCAAGTTGAGATTGTTTGTAACATGATAATGGCCACAAAAGTACCTCAGTCACCAAAAACAGAACTTGAAAAATTACTTTGCGATGCTGATTTAGATTATTTGGGAGGTGATGATTATTACACCATTTCAAATAAACTTTACGAAGAACTAGTTTTAAATGGACAAGATATAGACAAGGATAAGTGGCTAAGTATTCAAATCAAATTTTTAGAATCACACCACTATTGGACGGATTGGGCCAAGGAAAACTTAGCACCAAATAAGGACAAGGTTTTGAAAAGTCTTCAACGAACAGCTCGGGCTAGCTAA
- a CDS encoding DEAD/DEAH box helicase family protein — MFLKKMYPPVQQAVEEMQLEKANPFQKKLIGQIKSGGDVVAYADEEGGKSTALAIALAQLLEEEKDDVPRSVYLVPTNEKVEAMEELFSKICRHTSLRIVPINTKKNILDQKDEIYFGSDIVLAVPERLSELMSIEGLNAIDIKHVIIDDATSLMRHSTLTNIHRLLESFPKAQLVFCGTEPTDGIERYAANFMTFPTHINTSTSKK, encoded by the coding sequence ATGTTTCTAAAAAAAATGTACCCTCCCGTTCAGCAAGCAGTTGAAGAAATGCAGCTTGAAAAAGCCAATCCATTTCAAAAAAAGCTAATTGGACAAATAAAAAGTGGTGGCGATGTAGTGGCGTACGCGGATGAGGAAGGCGGAAAAAGTACAGCTTTGGCAATTGCCCTTGCACAGCTTTTGGAAGAAGAAAAAGATGATGTTCCCCGCTCAGTTTATTTGGTGCCAACCAACGAAAAAGTAGAAGCAATGGAGGAGCTATTTTCTAAAATTTGCAGGCACACTAGTCTGCGTATTGTTCCTATCAATACCAAAAAGAATATTCTCGATCAAAAAGATGAAATCTATTTTGGCTCTGATATAGTCTTAGCTGTTCCAGAAAGGCTATCCGAACTTATGTCTATTGAAGGCCTCAATGCAATTGATATAAAACATGTGATAATTGATGATGCCACATCACTCATGCGTCATAGTACACTTACTAATATTCATAGACTTCTAGAGAGTTTCCCAAAGGCACAATTGGTGTTTTGCGGTACAGAACCAACGGATGGTATTGAGCGATATGCGGCCAACTTTATGACCTTTCCAACACACATAAATACTTCTACTTCAAAAAAATAA
- a CDS encoding M14 family metallopeptidase yields the protein MRISSNFDSGNIEVASIENGHAKLNLRKDTNSDFLQWFHFRAIDVLGEACKFEILNAGASTFPDGWENYEACASYDRQEWFRVPTKYENGVLTIDYTPIHNSIYFAYFTPYSYEQHQNLVHEAQLSPLCSLEVIGLSVEGRDMDMLIVGDPHVGKKAIWVIGRQHPGESMAEWFIEGLLIKLLDEDDSVSRKLLEDCCFYIIPNMNPDGSIGGNLRANAAGENLNRAWLEPDAQKSPEVFHTIAKMDEVGVDFMLDVHGDEAIPYNFVTTSEGVPGYTQQLHDFEENFKNVWMQLCPDFQDTHHYDKDKPGEANLTVCSNNINHRYKCPSFTLEMPFKDNDDLPNPVYGWSAERSILFGESFLNVLLSVIEKVHKF from the coding sequence ATGAGAATTTCTTCCAACTTTGACAGTGGAAATATAGAAGTAGCCAGCATCGAAAATGGCCACGCCAAACTGAATCTTCGCAAAGACACCAACTCTGATTTTTTACAGTGGTTTCACTTTAGAGCAATTGATGTGCTTGGAGAGGCTTGCAAGTTTGAAATATTAAATGCCGGGGCAAGTACTTTTCCTGATGGTTGGGAGAATTATGAAGCTTGTGCTTCTTATGACCGCCAGGAGTGGTTTCGTGTTCCAACAAAATATGAAAATGGTGTTTTGACCATTGACTATACGCCTATTCACAACAGTATTTACTTCGCGTATTTCACACCATACTCTTACGAACAGCATCAAAATTTGGTGCATGAAGCGCAGCTTTCACCACTTTGCTCTTTAGAAGTTATCGGACTATCTGTGGAAGGTAGAGATATGGATATGCTTATAGTTGGCGATCCACATGTAGGCAAGAAAGCCATTTGGGTAATTGGCCGCCAGCACCCAGGCGAAAGCATGGCTGAGTGGTTTATCGAAGGCTTACTTATCAAGCTTTTGGATGAAGATGACTCTGTCTCTAGAAAGTTACTTGAAGACTGCTGTTTTTACATTATTCCAAATATGAACCCAGATGGATCTATTGGCGGAAACCTTAGAGCAAATGCTGCTGGTGAAAACCTAAACAGAGCTTGGTTAGAGCCAGATGCACAAAAAAGTCCTGAAGTATTTCACACCATTGCCAAAATGGATGAAGTGGGTGTAGATTTTATGCTGGATGTACACGGTGATGAAGCCATTCCTTACAATTTTGTAACTACTTCAGAAGGTGTTCCTGGTTATACTCAGCAACTGCATGATTTTGAAGAAAATTTTAAAAATGTGTGGATGCAGCTGTGCCCCGATTTTCAGGATACGCATCACTATGATAAAGATAAGCCTGGTGAGGCTAACCTCACGGTTTGCTCCAACAATATCAATCACCGCTATAAGTGTCCTTCATTTACTTTAGAAATGCCTTTTAAAGACAATGATGATTTGCCAAACCCAGTTTATGGCTGGTCGGCTGAAAGGTCCATTCTTTTTGGTGAGTCATTCTTGAATGTGCTTCTTAGCGTGATTGAAAAGGTTCACAAATTTTAG
- a CDS encoding BaiN/RdsA family NAD(P)/FAD-dependent oxidoreductase → MLQTDYDIVVIGGGAAGFFAAIHAAKGTKQKVVLLEKTNKLLSKVKVSGGGRCNVTHDCDYAAQLINHYPRGGRSLRKPFEIFGTQQTREWFEKRGVKLKVEEDGRIFPTTDDSQTIINCLFAEAKRNDVTIELKSEVTKIIKKEEGFSLKLKSGAHINCKKVIVTTGGQNKASGYDWLKQLGLKIERPIPSLFTFNVPDSDLKDLLGLSVNKGYVQIPGTKWKQDGPILITHWGFSAPAVIKLSAWAAIDLFDKSYQFPILINWIGLDEEATRTVLNDYKKQHPRKVVSTNQLLEIPSRLWQRICHKAEIEEDKRYVDLSKKQFNKLIEMLVRCPFEVNGKTTFKEEFVTCGGVNLKEVDLKNFEAKKIPGLYLAGEVLNVDGVTGGFNFQHAWTSGYLSGTSASQG, encoded by the coding sequence ATGTTGCAAACAGATTATGACATTGTGGTGATTGGAGGCGGTGCGGCTGGTTTTTTTGCCGCCATACACGCTGCCAAGGGTACTAAGCAAAAAGTAGTATTGCTTGAAAAAACCAATAAACTACTAAGTAAAGTAAAAGTGAGTGGTGGGGGCCGTTGCAACGTAACGCATGATTGTGACTATGCAGCACAGCTCATAAATCACTACCCGCGCGGAGGAAGAAGCCTTCGCAAGCCCTTTGAAATATTTGGTACCCAGCAAACTCGCGAATGGTTTGAAAAGCGAGGAGTAAAACTTAAAGTGGAAGAAGATGGACGCATATTCCCAACAACCGATGATTCGCAAACCATCATAAACTGTCTTTTTGCGGAAGCCAAAAGAAACGATGTAACTATTGAGCTGAAAAGCGAGGTTACAAAAATCATCAAGAAGGAGGAAGGTTTTAGCTTAAAGCTAAAAAGTGGTGCACATATAAACTGCAAAAAAGTAATTGTAACAACGGGGGGTCAAAATAAAGCCAGCGGCTATGATTGGCTAAAACAGCTTGGACTAAAAATCGAGCGTCCCATTCCTTCACTATTTACTTTCAACGTACCCGATAGCGACCTGAAAGATTTGCTGGGCCTATCGGTAAACAAGGGCTACGTGCAAATCCCAGGGACAAAGTGGAAACAAGATGGCCCAATTTTGATCACGCATTGGGGCTTTAGTGCTCCGGCCGTCATCAAGCTTTCCGCCTGGGCAGCTATTGATCTTTTTGACAAAAGCTACCAATTCCCCATTTTAATAAACTGGATAGGATTGGACGAAGAAGCTACTCGCACCGTCCTGAATGATTATAAGAAGCAACATCCTAGAAAGGTGGTGAGCACCAATCAGTTGCTGGAAATACCTTCACGGCTGTGGCAACGCATTTGCCATAAGGCCGAAATTGAGGAGGACAAACGATATGTAGACCTTTCTAAAAAACAGTTTAACAAGCTTATAGAAATGCTCGTTCGCTGTCCTTTTGAGGTAAATGGCAAAACGACTTTTAAAGAGGAGTTTGTAACCTGCGGTGGTGTAAATTTAAAAGAAGTTGACCTCAAAAATTTTGAAGCAAAAAAAATCCCCGGCCTTTATCTGGCGGGGGAAGTACTAAATGTGGACGGTGTAACCGGTGGCTTTAACTTTCAACATGCCTGGACCAGCGGCTACCTTAGCGGAACATCAGCCTCGCAAGGCTAA
- a CDS encoding tetratricopeptide repeat protein, with the protein MYFKLNHRIIFIFLFSGMSTAFAQADDILAKATTCYVEKQTDCKSVLNEAMRVAKSEMSDSAYLSWIGKNAQNLANKGMFVPAKILAHQRYREFQKGQDSAKIGKALLRLGAYHLYSGELDSSLFYHQKSLEWYTLLQDSIRIGFGYINVGLSFKELGIYPEAFDSYTKALKLYQTLGEEGYEARVYSELASLSAMTGEVDKAISYNKKAADFYNDNEDQHTYAYILTNLANDLIYTLREDTAEALLKTAISIFDEEQDNNLLMNAEAQLGRVKYHQGQYDSAITLFERSNSRAMEGSFLAQQAYNAEFLSTCYSELKNYNKAIEYARKSYEYNQQIGYNEEYGHSLMALYEVYKRDEQPDSAIKYLELYHAVKDSLFGMASANQLNELKVKYETELKEERLNAQQADIDLLKTKSANQRIRTIALGVGIFLVLIIAIMILKSQNTKIEHHRSIAEKKEELHKVEMDRQSAQQEQLLIKLENKKRELTNQALLIAEKNEMLRSFKEQLEEISEKAEENTAMNGLVRKIQRAETKTEDWDKFMHIFEDVHPAFIKIMQTKFGNLTANDIRLSALMRMNFSSKEMANILHISADGLKKARYRLRKKLGLPSDENLQEYIVKL; encoded by the coding sequence GTGTATTTCAAACTTAACCACCGTATTATTTTCATCTTTTTATTCTCGGGAATGTCTACTGCTTTTGCTCAGGCAGATGATATTTTGGCGAAAGCCACCACCTGCTATGTAGAAAAGCAAACAGATTGTAAATCGGTCTTGAATGAGGCCATGAGAGTAGCGAAGTCTGAAATGAGCGATAGTGCTTACTTATCCTGGATTGGCAAAAACGCGCAAAATCTAGCAAACAAGGGAATGTTTGTACCAGCAAAAATACTGGCCCACCAGAGGTATAGGGAGTTTCAGAAAGGACAGGATAGTGCTAAAATTGGAAAAGCACTTTTGAGGTTAGGTGCTTATCATTTGTATTCTGGAGAGTTGGACTCTTCGCTTTTTTATCACCAAAAATCATTGGAGTGGTATACGCTGCTTCAAGATTCCATAAGAATAGGATTCGGGTATATTAATGTTGGTCTGTCATTCAAAGAGCTTGGTATATACCCGGAGGCTTTTGACAGCTACACCAAGGCATTGAAGCTGTATCAAACTTTAGGTGAGGAAGGATATGAGGCAAGGGTTTATAGCGAACTGGCCTCACTTTCGGCTATGACCGGGGAAGTAGATAAGGCCATTAGCTACAACAAAAAGGCAGCGGACTTTTACAATGACAATGAGGATCAACATACCTATGCCTATATCCTTACCAATCTGGCTAATGACTTGATTTATACTTTGAGGGAAGATACTGCTGAAGCATTGTTGAAGACAGCAATTTCAATTTTTGATGAAGAACAGGACAATAATTTACTGATGAACGCTGAGGCGCAATTAGGTCGGGTGAAATATCATCAAGGGCAATACGATTCGGCCATTACGCTTTTTGAAAGGTCAAATAGTAGAGCAATGGAGGGATCTTTTCTGGCACAACAGGCCTACAATGCGGAGTTTCTTTCTACGTGCTATAGCGAGTTAAAAAACTATAATAAGGCTATTGAATATGCCCGAAAATCTTATGAATACAATCAGCAGATAGGCTACAATGAGGAGTATGGTCATTCTTTGATGGCATTGTATGAGGTTTACAAAAGAGACGAGCAACCTGATTCTGCGATTAAGTATTTGGAGTTGTACCATGCAGTAAAAGACAGCCTTTTTGGTATGGCTAGTGCTAATCAACTGAATGAGCTCAAGGTAAAATATGAAACCGAGCTAAAGGAAGAGCGACTTAATGCTCAGCAGGCGGATATTGACTTATTGAAAACTAAGTCGGCAAATCAGCGTATACGAACCATTGCCCTTGGGGTGGGTATATTTTTGGTTTTGATTATTGCTATTATGATCCTTAAAAGTCAAAACACAAAAATAGAGCACCATCGAAGTATTGCTGAAAAAAAGGAGGAACTACATAAAGTAGAAATGGACAGGCAATCAGCACAGCAGGAGCAGCTGCTGATAAAGCTGGAAAACAAAAAGCGGGAGCTTACCAATCAGGCTTTGCTGATAGCTGAGAAAAATGAAATGCTGCGTTCATTTAAAGAGCAACTAGAAGAAATTTCTGAAAAGGCAGAAGAAAATACGGCCATGAATGGACTGGTTCGTAAAATACAGCGAGCAGAAACTAAGACTGAGGATTGGGATAAGTTTATGCATATATTTGAAGATGTACACCCTGCATTTATCAAAATTATGCAAACCAAGTTTGGAAACCTTACGGCAAATGATATCCGACTTTCTGCTTTGATGCGAATGAATTTTTCGAGTAAAGAGATGGCCAATATCCTTCACATTTCTGCTGATGGCTTGAAAAAGGCGCGATACAGATTGCGTAAAAAGCTGGGGCTTCCGTCAGATGAAAACCTACAAGAATACATTGTAAAGCTGTAA
- a CDS encoding thiol-activated cytolysin family protein has translation MLKRLLVATFCALLIVMSCKKDKDDPMKQNSASETFESVIEEGGTFTPVQKSTIVVDSSSSEKTEDGQRWRCTTTTYDAKDGAGGDGGFPMFNPNANVIYPGSLLQGSSLRKATPDVIAVDRAGGTISYDIIDGNDQSSFTVDEVKKSSITDAMNAIIGQSSGVIPANFNFTYKNIQSRQQFALAVQADYENAFLELEGYLNLNTDKSYSSYLVQLNQSYYTMSFDIPTSKDQLFAENVTPEDLAKYVGPGNPATYVSDVTYGRTYYMLIESTASSFDLEAGIRGSFSAIASSGGGSVDASYLSTLSNLKIQVFAYGGEASATLRTVVDASTLDSLVNKLASAGDIRSGKPVSYVVRSVHDNRVVAVQLANQYDVTNCVPIGSGNTPPAATSHWEGIVEDFGAIGAAVNMRYNRIALFNKAGNRYLVSEDNNTLTGPYELSDLGDGQIDLTSVGAGGVHRTPTVTGGVYFFNLNGNAFQEMAGATSFSNTSVKNIGSFHGGGCPFNAQGISGMASINVVSYNSHGVVVINKEGDEYSIYNTQSKQWQAAHTIAGSGLEVNGNKAPFTAFGAACYMRIGTIDYTVFFNKQGTQYSLWEKVDGFSPAYDL, from the coding sequence ATGCTAAAAAGATTATTAGTAGCCACATTTTGTGCTCTGCTCATTGTGATGAGCTGTAAAAAGGACAAAGACGACCCCATGAAGCAAAATTCGGCTTCTGAAACTTTTGAAAGTGTAATAGAAGAAGGAGGAACATTTACGCCAGTTCAAAAATCTACAATAGTAGTAGATTCATCCAGTAGTGAAAAAACAGAGGATGGCCAGCGCTGGAGATGCACTACCACAACCTATGATGCCAAAGATGGCGCTGGTGGTGATGGCGGTTTTCCGATGTTTAATCCCAATGCCAACGTGATTTATCCTGGTAGCCTTTTGCAGGGAAGTTCTTTGCGCAAAGCCACACCAGATGTAATAGCTGTCGATAGAGCAGGTGGAACAATTTCGTACGACATTATTGATGGAAATGACCAATCTTCCTTTACCGTAGATGAGGTGAAAAAGAGTTCCATTACCGATGCGATGAACGCGATTATTGGGCAATCATCAGGTGTTATTCCTGCTAACTTCAATTTTACTTATAAGAATATTCAAAGTCGTCAGCAGTTTGCTTTAGCTGTGCAGGCTGATTATGAAAATGCCTTTTTGGAGCTGGAAGGCTACCTAAATCTCAATACTGATAAATCGTATTCTTCCTACCTAGTTCAACTTAATCAAAGCTACTACACCATGAGCTTTGACATCCCCACGAGCAAGGATCAGCTTTTTGCTGAAAATGTAACTCCTGAAGATTTAGCGAAATATGTAGGTCCAGGAAATCCGGCAACTTATGTTTCGGATGTTACCTACGGACGCACCTATTATATGTTGATTGAATCTACCGCTTCATCTTTTGATTTGGAGGCGGGTATCAGAGGTTCATTCAGTGCCATAGCCAGTAGTGGTGGCGGAAGTGTAGATGCCAGCTATCTGAGTACTCTCAGCAACTTAAAAATACAGGTATTTGCCTACGGTGGTGAAGCTTCGGCTACTTTAAGAACAGTGGTTGACGCGAGTACTTTGGACAGTTTGGTGAATAAACTGGCCAGTGCGGGAGATATCCGCAGTGGAAAGCCAGTGAGCTATGTGGTGCGAAGTGTTCATGATAACAGAGTTGTAGCTGTGCAGCTTGCCAATCAATATGATGTGACCAACTGTGTGCCTATAGGCAGCGGAAACACGCCACCAGCAGCCACTTCACATTGGGAAGGTATTGTGGAAGATTTTGGAGCCATAGGGGCAGCTGTAAACATGCGCTACAATAGGATTGCCCTTTTTAACAAAGCCGGAAACCGCTATTTGGTGAGTGAAGATAATAACACACTAACAGGTCCTTATGAGTTGAGCGATTTAGGAGACGGGCAGATTGATTTAACCTCAGTAGGAGCTGGTGGTGTACATAGAACACCTACCGTTACTGGAGGGGTTTATTTTTTCAATCTTAATGGAAACGCTTTTCAGGAAATGGCCGGGGCTACAAGTTTTAGTAACACTTCAGTAAAAAATATAGGTTCATTTCACGGAGGAGGATGTCCATTCAATGCGCAGGGAATCTCAGGGATGGCCTCCATTAATGTGGTGTCTTATAATTCGCATGGGGTTGTGGTAATTAATAAAGAAGGAGATGAGTATTCTATTTATAATACCCAAAGCAAACAATGGCAGGCAGCCCATACCATTGCAGGTTCGGGGCTGGAGGTAAATGGAAATAAGGCACCATTTACTGCTTTTGGTGCAGCTTGCTATATGCGAATAGGCACGATTGACTACACGGTTTTCTTTAATAAACAAGGAACGCAGTATAGCCTGTGGGAGAAAGTGGATGGATTTTCACCAGCGTATGACCTTTAA
- a CDS encoding T9SS type A sorting domain-containing protein has translation MKKITIVFCLVIMHFSLLSQEGELDISFNGNGKFIHEDKSSDEQIFGVALQGDGKILIVGPSGNSGKSETYIFRLDNNGNPDPKFGSQGQVITDFGTDYTYGAAVAAQGDGKILIAGYAEEGDDNGVGLQRLMTDGTPDYSFGDSSIVFFPMDGFSHNFNYVGVQANGKIIVGGRYSDGGNRPVLLRFQSNGMPDYNFGDSAVAVIINPTSTIYAYKYVMKPTGEIVGVGETYVNSQQTFALVQFTTNGQPDVSFGSNGVLIINFTEKASARGVAVQADGKIVAVGYVEDGNSHDNFALARVFPDGTLDQNFGVNGKTSAALLNDDADASAVAILGDGKIIVAGTVDGIWNRDFAVARFSSTGKLDKSFSLDGYSTKNMGTGNDYVHNAVLQPNGRLVVVGSSYNTYNSGSSSSSYDFAAARFLAGENTFSEFENDLTEISVYPNPASSVLNIEMEDQFGDYELELVDVTGKICNQMSLIGSGTMEVSTLNSGLYILRVYKNGIPRGSRKVMVE, from the coding sequence ATGAAAAAGATTACCATAGTATTTTGTCTTGTTATTATGCACTTTAGCCTCCTTTCACAGGAAGGGGAGCTTGATATTTCATTTAATGGAAATGGAAAATTTATACATGAAGATAAGAGCTCGGATGAACAGATTTTTGGAGTAGCGCTGCAAGGTGATGGAAAGATCCTGATAGTAGGACCATCAGGAAATTCAGGAAAGAGTGAAACCTACATTTTCCGGTTGGATAATAATGGTAACCCAGATCCAAAGTTTGGAAGTCAAGGCCAGGTAATAACGGATTTTGGAACAGACTATACCTATGGAGCGGCTGTTGCTGCTCAGGGAGACGGGAAAATTCTTATTGCCGGATATGCTGAAGAAGGTGATGATAATGGTGTGGGTTTACAGCGGCTTATGACTGACGGGACGCCTGATTATAGTTTTGGTGACAGTAGTATAGTGTTCTTTCCCATGGATGGATTTTCACATAATTTCAATTATGTGGGAGTTCAGGCTAATGGAAAAATAATTGTTGGTGGTCGTTATTCAGATGGTGGAAATAGGCCGGTTTTATTGAGGTTTCAAAGTAATGGCATGCCTGACTATAATTTCGGAGACTCGGCAGTGGCAGTAATTATCAATCCAACGAGCACCATTTATGCATACAAATATGTGATGAAACCCACAGGTGAGATTGTTGGGGTTGGAGAAACGTATGTCAACAGCCAGCAGACTTTTGCTCTGGTACAATTTACTACCAATGGCCAACCCGATGTTAGTTTTGGTAGTAATGGCGTGTTGATTATAAACTTTACCGAAAAGGCCTCTGCAAGAGGAGTGGCGGTGCAAGCTGATGGTAAGATAGTAGCGGTTGGCTACGTGGAAGATGGAAATAGCCACGACAATTTCGCTTTGGCTCGGGTATTTCCCGATGGCACCCTTGATCAGAATTTTGGCGTAAATGGTAAGACATCTGCTGCTTTGCTTAATGATGATGCTGATGCCAGCGCTGTAGCTATTTTGGGTGATGGAAAAATAATTGTAGCCGGCACCGTAGATGGGATTTGGAATCGTGACTTTGCGGTAGCTCGGTTTAGCTCTACAGGAAAACTCGATAAGTCATTTAGCCTGGATGGCTATTCCACAAAAAATATGGGCACCGGTAATGATTATGTGCATAACGCAGTATTACAACCCAACGGCAGGTTGGTAGTAGTTGGCTCAAGCTATAATACTTATAATAGTGGTAGCAGTAGTTCTAGTTATGATTTTGCAGCAGCTCGGTTTCTTGCTGGAGAAAATACTTTTTCAGAATTTGAAAATGACTTGACAGAAATTTCAGTTTACCCTAATCCGGCAAGTAGCGTCCTGAATATTGAAATGGAAGACCAATTTGGGGATTACGAACTTGAACTAGTTGATGTAACCGGAAAAATCTGCAATCAAATGTCTTTAATAGGCTCCGGAACGATGGAGGTGAGCACTTTAAATTCAGGGCTTTACATACTGAGGGTTTATAAGAATGGTATTCCGAGAGGAAGTAGGAAGGTGATGGTGGAATAG